From Aliamphritea hakodatensis:
CCGTCGTTCAAAAACCTGAAGAAAATCTGTGATTTCTTCGGTGTTGAGAGTGAAGAGATTGTAGAGCTGCCGGCGGTGTTTCAGTCCAGAGTATCCCCGCCGGATACCGTCAATGCGCAGCAGGCTATCCCCCGTAATCTGGCGAATATCATTTTGCCGCTGCTGAAGAGCCCGAGTCAGGGGCTGGAGCGGTATGAAGGCTATTACTACCGCTATTTTTATTCGTTTGGTTTTCCCGGGTTTATCTTTCGCTCCTTTGTAAAGATTTATAAGAGTGATGATATTTATTACATGAAGCACATCGAACGCTCCAGTGGCAAAAACCCCATGTTAGGCGCGCGCCTGACGATTAAGTATCACGGGCTGGTATTCTTACTGGCCGACAGGCTGTTTTTGGTGGAGTCCGAGCCGGAGCTGAATTCCACGGTTTCTGAAACCATTCTGACCCCCAGTTACCGGCCGAATAATCCGTACCTCTCTGGGTTGATGATCTGTGCATCCAGTTGCAGCGCCCATCAGCCCGGCGCGGCAAGAACTATGTTTGAGTATCTGGGTAAAAATATTGATGTGCGTAAGGCGATGAAAAAATGTGATTTGTTTCATCATACGGATGACAGTATTCCCAAGAATATCCGTCAGGCGATTGGCAATGTCATCACTCCGGAAGAGTTCACCTTTCATCCTCCCCGGGGCTGACAGGCACTGGCAGGCGACAGGAGGGACCGTTTACAGGGGGATTTATCCCTCTGAGGTCTTAATCTGGTCAGTCCGGTTGTTTCTGACAGGTCTCCGGGACAACTTTTTTGCGTAAAATTTAGTAACATAGGCACTGCACCCGGGGAAGTTGCGTGTCTGTTTGGTGAAATTTCCCCGGCCATATATGTTTTCTGACAATGGATTTTTATGGCTCTTAAGTTGTTGATTATTGGTTATGTCTGGCCTGAACCCCGGTCTTCTGCTGCGGGCAGCCGGATGATGGAGTTAATCGACTTTTTTCAGCAACAGGGATATGAAGTCACCTTTGCCAGCCCGGCAGCCCTGAGTGAACACCGTGCGGATCTCAAGTCTCTGGATGTTCATGAGGTTGCCATTGAACTGAACAGCGAAAGTTTTGATGGCTGGGTGCGTAATCTTGACCCTCAGATCGTCATGTTCGACCGCTTTATGATGGAAGAACAGTTTGGCTGGCGAGTGGAGCAGCAGTGCCCGCAGGCCCTGCGGATTCTGGATACAGAAGATCTGCACAGCCTGCGTCAGGTTCGCCACCAGCGGTTTAAAAAGCTGGATCCGGCCGAAACCCTGGATAAGCAGTTTGACGACAAACACACCCTGTTTCTGGAGATGTCTGAGCTGGATATCGCCCAGCGTGAGATTGCGGCCATTATGCGCTGTGATCTGAGCATAATGATTTCCCGTTTTGAAATTGAACTGCTCACTGAGTGTTTCGGCGTCCGCCATGAAAATCTGGTGCATCTGCCGTTTATGCTGGAACGGGAGAATATAACCCTGCCGCGTTTCAAAGCCCGTAATCACTTCGTGACCATAGGTAATTTCCGCCATGCACCGAACTGGGATTCCGTCCTCTGGCTGAAGCAGGTGATATGGCCGCGGGTGAGAGAACAGCTGCCGAAGGCTGAGTTGCATGTTTACGGTGCTTATCCGCCGAAAAAGGCCACCGATCTGCATAAGCCTGGTGAGGGTTTTTATCTGGATGGCTGGGCCCCGGATGTTCACCGGGTGCTGAGTCAGGCCCGGGTGTGTCTGGCACCGCTGCGCTTCGGTGCCGGCATCAAAGGCAAGTTCACCGATGCCATGCTTAATGGCACGCCGGCGGTTACTACGCCGGTCGGGGCTGAATCCATGCACGGGGATATTCCCTGGTGTGGTGAAGTAGCGGAGTCTGTACCGGCCATTGTCGCCGGCGCGGTCCGTCTGTATAAGGATGCGGAGTTCTGGCAGGACTGTCAGCAGAACGGTTTCGATATTCTTGAAGCTGAGTTTTCCCGGGAAAAGATTCAGGCCCGTTTTCTGCAGCAGATTGAGTATACCAGGGCGCATCTGACGGTTAGCCGCAAAGAGAATTTCATGGGGCAGCTGTTACGTCACCATCACCATAAAAGTACTAAGTATATGTCCCAGTGGATTGAAGCTAAAAATAAGCTTTTATCCTGAGTGTCAGTCACCCCCGTTTTGTAAGGATTACTATGTTAGCTGCTCTCGCCAACCCGATTTTGCCGATTTTCACGGTAATCTTTTTGGGCATTGTGTTTGGCCGTAAAGGGATTTTTACACCGGAAATGGCAAGGGCGCTGAATGCCTTTGTGTATTACATTGGCCAGCCAGCGCTGATTTTCCTGCTGGCGGCCCGCTCGCCGCTGGGAGAGTATGATGTGGCAGCGCTGGGCAGTTACTTTGCCGTGGAAGTGACGCTTTATGCGGTGGTTGCCTTTGTTGCCGTCCGGGTATTCCGTACCTCGTTGGGTGAAGGCCTGGTACTGGGGATGACAACCGTGTTTGTAAACCATCTCTACTACGTGCTGCCGATTGTGACCCTGCTGAAGGGGGAGGTTGCTGCCATTCCGGTGGAAGGGGCGATCTTTACCGATCTGGCGGTGCTGTATTGTGGCACTGTCTTCATCGTCGAACTGATTTCGCGGGGCGGTGCGTCTGTTTCACAGGTGCCGGCCATTCTGGCCAGAAACCCGGCTTTGTGGGCGTTGTCGCTGGGGCTGCTGGCAAATCTGTCAGGCATCGGTTCGCCGGCAGGTCTGTATACCTTTGCCGACTTTGTTGGCCGTACAGCCCCGGCAACGCTGTTGTTTGTGTTGGGTATTACTATGGCCAATGTACGGCTGTTCAGCCTGGATAAGCTGACCTGCCTGGTAATTGCACTGGCGTTGGTGGCGCAGCCGACCCTGATGTACCTGCTGGGGAATGTTAACGGTGCGGATGTTCAGTGGCAGGCGACCCTGATTCTGCTGGCGGCCGGCCCCTGCGGCGCGATGCCCTTTGTCATTGCCCTGAAATACGGTATACCGACTGACCGGCTGGCCCGGGCCATTCTTGCCGCAACTGTGCTGTCGCTGCCCAGCCTGGCATTTCTCACCCGCTTTATCTGAAGGGACATTTCTTCCGGTGTCCGGCTTAGCCCATCTCCCACAGATGGGCCGCGACCAGTGACCGGTAAGGGCTGAACTGTGCCAGCCATGCTGCGGTTCTGGCCGGTGTTATCCTGTCCTGATTCAGCAGACGTGCCAGATTGCGCCGGACGGCGGCGTCCGTTTCCAGTGATTCATCCAGCCAGCCGAAGCCTCTGAGTAAACCGTAGTTAATGGTCCACGGGCCGATGCCTTTCAGACTGAGCAGGGTTTCCCGGACTTTTTCTGTACCCAGCGATTCCAGCCAGTTGTCACTGAAGTAACCTTTTTCAGCCACATGTCTGCTCAGGTTCAGTAGGCAGTTAGCTTTGCTGTTGGAAAAGCCACATTCACGGAGGGCCTGATAGCTGAGTGCACTGATATGTGTGGCGTCAGGGAAACAATACATGCCGCTGCTGTGACGCACCCCGGCTGCCTGAATCAGCTTGCTGCGGATACTGATGGCCGCGGTGACACTGATCTGCTGGCCGGTGATGGCCCAGGCGAATGCTTCAAACGGGGATGCAACGGTCGGGATCCGCAAGCCCGGATTCTGTCTGATCAGGTTGGCCAGCAGCGGATGGTTTGTGTATTTGTCTTCAAAGGCTGCAACATCCTGATGCAGGCCAAGCATGCGTTCGGCGAGGGCTGTCAGCGCTTCTTTCGCCGGTACAGTTGTGCTGTCTGTGTGCAGGCTAACCCGTGCCTGAGTATCAGAGAATCTCACCTGCAGTAAGGCCGGGTGGCTGTGCCAGATGATGCCTTTATCCATCCCGCATTCCTGTGAATCTGCGGTGGCGTCCTGATCCAGAATACGTTCAGCCAGTTGTTGTTTGTCCCTGCGGTGATAGGCAAGAATTCCGGCTGTGCAGAAGTTCGGGGGGAGGTTCAGGGTGATGGTCAGGGATGTCATGAATAGCCTTAAAGAAACGGTTAAGCCGCTGCTGACTGTACCAGCAGGCCAGATGTTAAACACTCAGTTTCTTGCGCTTATATTCTCAGTGGCAGGAAGTATTGTTTGATCAGCGTTTCCTATCGCAGTTATCAGGAAAACCTCAGCAGGGTATTTGAATAAGATTTTGCTATTTAAAGCTTTCTTTGCTTA
This genomic window contains:
- a CDS encoding helix-turn-helix domain-containing protein; the encoded protein is MQSNDDLENFATNLQFLCGFYSSISEVCRRLEINRQQFNRYLNGKAFPSFKNLKKICDFFGVESEEIVELPAVFQSRVSPPDTVNAQQAIPRNLANIILPLLKSPSQGLERYEGYYYRYFYSFGFPGFIFRSFVKIYKSDDIYYMKHIERSSGKNPMLGARLTIKYHGLVFLLADRLFLVESEPELNSTVSETILTPSYRPNNPYLSGLMICASSCSAHQPGAARTMFEYLGKNIDVRKAMKKCDLFHHTDDSIPKNIRQAIGNVITPEEFTFHPPRG
- a CDS encoding glycosyltransferase, producing the protein MALKLLIIGYVWPEPRSSAAGSRMMELIDFFQQQGYEVTFASPAALSEHRADLKSLDVHEVAIELNSESFDGWVRNLDPQIVMFDRFMMEEQFGWRVEQQCPQALRILDTEDLHSLRQVRHQRFKKLDPAETLDKQFDDKHTLFLEMSELDIAQREIAAIMRCDLSIMISRFEIELLTECFGVRHENLVHLPFMLERENITLPRFKARNHFVTIGNFRHAPNWDSVLWLKQVIWPRVREQLPKAELHVYGAYPPKKATDLHKPGEGFYLDGWAPDVHRVLSQARVCLAPLRFGAGIKGKFTDAMLNGTPAVTTPVGAESMHGDIPWCGEVAESVPAIVAGAVRLYKDAEFWQDCQQNGFDILEAEFSREKIQARFLQQIEYTRAHLTVSRKENFMGQLLRHHHHKSTKYMSQWIEAKNKLLS
- a CDS encoding AEC family transporter, which gives rise to MLAALANPILPIFTVIFLGIVFGRKGIFTPEMARALNAFVYYIGQPALIFLLAARSPLGEYDVAALGSYFAVEVTLYAVVAFVAVRVFRTSLGEGLVLGMTTVFVNHLYYVLPIVTLLKGEVAAIPVEGAIFTDLAVLYCGTVFIVELISRGGASVSQVPAILARNPALWALSLGLLANLSGIGSPAGLYTFADFVGRTAPATLLFVLGITMANVRLFSLDKLTCLVIALALVAQPTLMYLLGNVNGADVQWQATLILLAAGPCGAMPFVIALKYGIPTDRLARAILAATVLSLPSLAFLTRFI
- a CDS encoding DNA-3-methyladenine glycosylase family protein, with product MTSLTITLNLPPNFCTAGILAYHRRDKQQLAERILDQDATADSQECGMDKGIIWHSHPALLQVRFSDTQARVSLHTDSTTVPAKEALTALAERMLGLHQDVAAFEDKYTNHPLLANLIRQNPGLRIPTVASPFEAFAWAITGQQISVTAAISIRSKLIQAAGVRHSSGMYCFPDATHISALSYQALRECGFSNSKANCLLNLSRHVAEKGYFSDNWLESLGTEKVRETLLSLKGIGPWTINYGLLRGFGWLDESLETDAAVRRNLARLLNQDRITPARTAAWLAQFSPYRSLVAAHLWEMG